The sequence ATTGCGATTTTTGCTTGAATAGCAATTGAGTCATTCGATAAAGCCCCTCCTAAAGCAAACCCAAGAATCGAAATAAGAATAAGTGGCATAAAGAGGAGGATGAGTAGCTCTTGTCTGTTCCTAAAGATAATCAATAAATCCTTTTTAATAAATGGAAAGATCATTTCTATTTTCCTCCTCTTAATTTCTTAATGCTCTACCCGTCAGATGAAGGAAAACATCTTCTAACGTCGGTGTTTTCACTTCAATAGAAATTAAATTCGCATTTGTTTCTTCAGCATAATGAGTTAGTGCTCTAAACAAGTTATACTCCTTTGGAACGATGAGCGTTAGAGATTGGTCTTGTACTTGAACTTGGCGAATATTCGTATCTTGTCTTAAAACACGAATGAACTCTTCATTCATTCGTTCTACTTTCATGATAATCGTGTTCTCAGATGATAGGATATTTTTTAATTCTTGTTTTGTTCCTGATGCGATAATATTACCTTGATCCATAATGTAAATTCGGTCACATAAAAATTCAACTTCTTCCATATAGTGACTTGTATATAACACCGTCATCCCTTGTTCTCGATTCAACCTCTTCACCGTTTCTAAAATATAATTCCTTGACTGAGGATCAATGCCTACAGTCGGCTCATCCATGATAATAATTTCAGGATTATGAAGTAATGCTATACCGATATTCAACCGTCTTTTCATCCCACCGGAATAAGTTTTAACGAGATGTTTTTGCCTATCCGTTAGACCGATTTGCTCCAACACTTCAGCAATTCTATTTTTCAATTTCTGCCCCCTAAGTCCATAAATCTGTCCAAAAAATTGCAAATTTTCCTCCGCTGTTAAATCTGAGTAAAGGGCTATTTCTTGTGGAACAACACCAAGTATTTGGCGGATTTTTTCCGGCCTTTTAATAATATTTTCATTTAATAGGCGAACATCACCAGAAGTAGGAACAATGAGCGAAGAAAGCATTGAAATCGTTGTCGACTTTCCCGCACCATTCGGTCCGAGCAGGCCAACAATTTCTCCTTTTTCCAAATACATGTTTACTCCTTGAACAGCCGTTATACCTTTAAACTTTTTTGATAAATCAGTTACCTCTAACATCGATTACCCCTCCCTTTTCTCTATGTTAAGAAAAATCCTCCATTAACTAACGTATCCAGCGTCACTTCATTAACTAAAAAATGTGACTTAAGTCATTTTTTGATTAAAGTTTCAAAGAAAAAATAAAACTTCGTGTGTAAGCTCCTATCATTCAGTTGAATAGCCATTCAACCTTCTATCGGTCATCTAAAACTCTTCTAGATGACCGTTTCCTCCTTTTTGACCGCGATTTGGGCATCTAGAACTGCTCTAAATGACTGTTTCTTCCTTTTTTACCACGATTTTGGCGTCTACAACTCTTCTTCATAACCTTTCCAACTTTTTTACCGCAAATCGGGCATCTACACGAGTGAAACGTCCTTTTTTCCGTGATAGCCCGATAAAGAAAACTAAAGGGATGCTCGAGCCTTCCTTAGAGCGCATAAGCATATAGGAATGTAAGGATTGGAAAATTTATACATTCCTATTAACAAAAAAAGGCCATTAAAAAAGGCCATTTTTTTAAAATCATGGTTTTATAACCGTTCTAATTGTAGATTCGACAAATTGAGATTCATAATTAGTGTTACTTACGTCGAATGGATGTGGGAATGCGAGAACTTGATAGTTCTTTTTCTTTATTGTATTTGGTAATGTCATTTCAAATACCTTTTTTTCATTTGGATTAACAGTTACAAAGTGAACAAGTTGATTATCTATTAATGGAACTTGCTCCCAGTCAAGCAATGCAATTAAAGCATAATTTACAACTTCATCAGTTGCGTTACCCACTGTTAAATAGACACTTTGTCCACGATTTGCAGAAGTTAACGAATTTAATTCTGATTTACTTTCACTTAAAAATACACCATCAATTGTGCCTTCACTAGTAGTGGCTATAGGAAATATACTCTCAGTGAAAAGGGGTTGCTTATTTTCAATATCATACCGAAGAGATAATATCTGTTTCATGGATAGCACCGGATCTAAATCAAATTCCTCAATTAATAGATTCGTTTCTTTTATAACTAAATAATCTACTTCCTTTGTTTCGTCACCTATTTCATTCAAAATTTCTATGTCTATCTCTGTATTTGCTTTTACTTTAAATTGATAACTTGTTCCTCTTCTTCCATTTGCTTC comes from Bacillus andreraoultii and encodes:
- a CDS encoding daunorubicin resistance protein DrrA family ABC transporter ATP-binding protein: MLEVTDLSKKFKGITAVQGVNMYLEKGEIVGLLGPNGAGKSTTISMLSSLIVPTSGDVRLLNENIIKRPEKIRQILGVVPQEIALYSDLTAEENLQFFGQIYGLRGQKLKNRIAEVLEQIGLTDRQKHLVKTYSGGMKRRLNIGIALLHNPEIIIMDEPTVGIDPQSRNYILETVKRLNREQGMTVLYTSHYMEEVEFLCDRIYIMDQGNIIASGTKQELKNILSSENTIIMKVERMNEEFIRVLRQDTNIRQVQVQDQSLTLIVPKEYNLFRALTHYAEETNANLISIEVKTPTLEDVFLHLTGRALRN